In Hoeflea sp. IMCC20628, the DNA window ACGTTCTGGTTCTGCGCACATAGGGTGGCACCAGGGCAGATCGAAATGTCACCGGTGTGCCGTCCTTGGATCGAACCTTTGGAATGCGCACGTTCACGGGGCCAATGCCGGTCTGTACTGGCCGAGCCGGATGATGCCCATTACGAACAACAGCTGCGTGACCTGCCTCAGTGCGCAAGTCGGCAAATTGCGCCAGATAACTGACAAGCTCTGCCTCGACTGCTGTCGCGATCAATTGCTGGGCTCCCGTTCTCAACAAATCCGTCAGCGTGTCCGTCATCCCGTCTCGACGCGCAAAATCAACAATGTTAGTCGTCTCCATGGTGGCGTATCTCCTTTGGTTGGGCTGCTGTCTCGCAACAACAAATCAACCAGATACGCCGCCAACCTTCAAACCGCCCAAACACCAGATTCAGTCATAGCTCTTCGCGAAATTGATAGAGGATTGGCAAAGTCGCGCATCGGGATCGTGCTCGTGACACCCGCGCTTCTGCTTCGCCTTCCAACGGGAGGTGTTGCAGACAGAGAGCTTTCGGCGCTTCTCGCGACTGACCAACTCGTGCCAATTATTCATAACACGGCTTACGATGCTCTGCGCAACGTCAGCCCGCTGCTGAGTTGCGGTTTTGATCGAATGAGAGGAATCGGTCACCCCGGCAGAACTGCCGGGGTAGCCCACGCAATGACTGTGGGGCATTCGAGCTTGGGATATGCCTGACCCACGGAACTGAGTCGCAGGAAAATCGGCTTGGTTGTTGATTTCCACCCAGAATTGACCCGGGTAGCGGCCTAATTTCCATTGAGAATTGACCCATGTGACCCTTCCCCCAGCGCCATGCGCAACGGGGTACATTGGAGTGATACACATGGGACTTTTGAACATCATCCGACGTATGGCTTTGCGAGAGAAGTTGCCTCTGCGCGAGTGAGCATCGCATCCGACCAGGCAAGCATGCGGCGCGCTCAACTGGCACTCGATCTTCCGGCAATCCGTCAGTTTTCCACACAAACCGACATTTATCTTCGCGTTGAAGATTGGGTGAACAAGACGCTCAATTTCCGCGGTGCGGAGGCTGTCTTCAGCGAAGAGCCTGATGCCGAAGCCGATCTCAATTTCGACATGGCGATGCCTGCCTATACCATCGACTATTTCATGGCGGTGTTTTTTCCCTGGCTCGATTGGACGCTTCACGAATATCAGGACGCCGACAACGGCGCTGGCGAGGTGGCCGTCCATATCCTAAGAGTTAAACTCTCGGACGTGGGCAACGCGGCACTTACTCTTGATGAATTCTATCGATCCGAGCTCCCGCCGTTTCGACCCGAACCTGAGATTTTGCATATGCATGACGATCGGGAGGATGAATGCGATTTCGGTAATCCCAACTAATGGTGCCTGTGCACGCAAAAGCCGCGGTACGAGGGGATCACGCCACCGACTTGATGCGAACCTCTCCAACTCACAGAGGCAAATTTTGAAGACTGATCAAACAGATTACTCGTGCGCGCGCTTCAAGGGTCTGGAGAGACCGATGATCAATTTGTGGGGTCTGAATGACTGTACGCCCGCTAGGGATCGTGAGACGCTCTGTCGGGATGTCCCGCGCGAAGTCACTTCTTTTTCTGTGCAGCGACAGAGCCAGCATGGCGGCATAATCATCCATGGACGCTCCGACGCGACGCTCAACCCGGGCGGGGTTCGGATCGGCACCGCAGAGATTTACAATCAAGTAGAACGGCTCACGGAGGTGCTCGAAGCGCTGTGCATCGGTCAGCAATGGGATGGCGACGTGCGGGTTGTGCTGTTCGTGCGGCTGGCGCCGGGCGTTACCCTCGACGCGACGCTTGAAAACAAGATCCGGACGACGATCCGGACGGGTGCCTCTCCGCGCCACGTGCCGACCAAGATCGTCGCCGTCGCCGATATTCCGCGAACCAAATCGGGCAAGATCACCGAACTCGCCGTGCGCGAGATCGTCCACGGCAGGCCGGTGAAGAATATGGAGGCGCTCGCCAATTCCGATTCATTGGAGTTCTATCGCGACCTGCCGCAACTGCAGCATTAACAGCATGAAGATTTGGCATCGTAACGTTGGGTCCATCCCCGCAAAGGTACCGAATGCGACATAGGATTTACGGTCAGGCGCTGGCCGCAGGCAGAATGTCGGATCCGACTTTGAGGACACGCTTTGCATGCTCCCGGAGTTGGCCGGCGGGTCCGACGTAGCGATAGGGCATCGTCAACTTATCGGTCTTTGCCGAAAAGGAGCTCCACACCCCTGGTCAAGCGGCCTTCAACTCACCGGTGATGCCGTGCCAAATGCTGTGAGCATCCGAGCGAGATTGCCGATAGGCTGGGGCGGATAGTTTGTGGCGGCGAGGGCGAAATACAGTTTGGACTTGATCGTGGACAGACAAAAAGAGGTGTGCTTGGCCGGGCGATTTGAAGCGGGCCATGATCTTTTCTCGGCGCCGCGTCGGTCGATGCGAGCTTTCGGACCTGTTGTTTAAGCCCTTATGCCTGCGGTGGTCGATGCTGGGTGCGAGGCCTTTCAGAGCCGCACTATAGCTGCCGAGTTTGTCCGTGATCACAACCCGCAGCCGCCCGTATTGCTTGAATAGCTTGCGGAAAAAGCGTTTCGCTGCGCACGTGTTGCGCCGAGATTGAACCAGAATATCAAGAACGTCACCATTGCTGTCGATCGCGCGCCAAAGCCAGAATTTGCACCCGCGGATAGGAATGACCACTTCATCAAGGTGCCATTTATCAGACGGCGCAGGCCGATCCCGCCGGATGGAAGCGGCATACATTGTACCAAATTTGCCAACCCACTTCCTTATCGTCTCGTAGCTCACGACGATGCCGCGCGCCGCAAGTAGATCCTCGACATCGCGCAGGCTCAAGGGAAACCGAAAATAAGACCAGACCGCATAGGCAATGATCTCAGGCGGGAAACGGTGACCTTTGAAGGCGCCGGAATGTTTGGCTTTTGTCATGTCCGTCGGTACGATTTCAGATCAGGCCCCGCAAGTTGACGATGCCCGCGATACTACCCATGAAGCCTTGTGTCTGGCGCAACGGTTGCTTGAAGACAGCGCTCAGGGTCAGGCAGATCTTGATCGCCAGGTCTGAATATGTCCGCTGACCACCCCGCGTCGCCCGGCGCGGTGCCCGCCACCAACCAAGCGCCTCTTCGCTGACCCAGACCGTCAAATCCCCGCGACGCCGAAGGCTTTCGTTGTAACTCGCCCAGTTGGACACACGATACTTTTGCTTCGGAATTTTACCTCGGCGGTTAGCATTGAATTTGTGCGGCATGCTCAGCATCCTGAATGGGAAGGAGTAACCTCAGTATCAGGCTGAGAACGATCCCTGCAACAAAGCCCCCCAGCAGAAGCATCGGGTAACCAACACCCCAAAACTTGACTTTTCTGCGCGAAATGCGTAAATTGCGTGAAATTGAAAGGAGACATTCATGCCCCAGGCTCGAACCGTTCCCGCGAGTGATTTCTCGCGAAACTTTGGAAAGTATCAGGACGAGGCGATCAAGGCCGGCGTTATCAGTGTGAGTAGTCACGGCCGTGTTGTAGGGGCCTATCTTTCGGCTGCGGAGCTGGAGCATTTCGAGCACCTTAAGCTGCGGGAACGTCAGGTGCTGAAGATCGGTGAGCTTGATGACGACACGCTTGCGACGATTGAAAGTGCTGAATACGGCGCCGAGCCTGAGTGAGCATTCCAACACCAAAACCTGGCCTTGTCATTCGATACAGCTTTCTCTGGAGCTCTGAGCGCGATCAGGGGTCGGTCGAGGGATCGAAGGACCGACCTTGCGCAATTGTGGTTGCGGTGCCTCAGGGTGAGGATGGCCATATCCGAACGATCGTTACGCCCATCACACATAGCCCGCCAGCCGATCCGAGCACGTCTCTTGAGATTCCAGCAAATGTTTGCCGCAGTCTTGGGCTGGACGGCACGCGACATTGGTTGCGGTTTGATGAACTGAACCGCTTCACGTGGCCCGGATACGATCTACGCCCTCGACCTGATGGATCCTATCACTATGGGATGCTACCTGCTGGGCTCTTCGAGGAACTCCGGAACGGAATTATCGCTGCGCAGAGAACACGACGTGGGCGGATCATGTCGCGGGATGATTGACCCGGTGTTTTGCCAGCAAAAATCATCATAAAACATGCTTTGTTCCATAATATGTCTTACGCGATTTTTTCTAAGACATTGAAATAATATGTAGAATGTGCCTGTTCGCGGTTCGCTGCATTTGAACCGATCGAGAACGGTGACCTCTCCGACTGATTGCACCAGTCCAGAGATTTGTACTCAAAGCTTCAATCTGGAGAGACCGGTGTTCTTTCACTTTCGGCGTCGTCTTTAGCTGCGGGTCGGCACGGGCCGCCCAATAAGCGCAATGCCTGTTGCGAAACAATACGCCATATAAGGCATATTTGATTATTTAGCCTGCCACTTGTGTCCATCGAGCTTCAAGCTACAGACTCAGGGCCCGTTCCATTTCCTGATGTTCGAATGCGGGTTCCAGGCTGCGAAGGTCCGCGCCGGTCACACCATGATTCCGCATGATGTCCCTCCAAGTGCCGTTGATCTGCCGTGCCATTACGCGTGCAAGCTCGCTGGCTTCTTCTGCGGCGAGGTTGAAGAATACGGCGGCCTCAAGCGCCAGCTCCAGCGAGGCGGCGAAGGGTTCACCTTCGATGATGGCTGTCTTCAGAATGCGATGGCGTTGCGGCTGCGGGTCGACATCAAAAAGCTGCGAAAGGCTTCACCTGACTGAGCTATGTTGACAGCAGGCAAATATGCATTCTATATTCTATAGAATACAGAACATGCAGCACGACCAAGGAGGATGACATCGTGAAAAGCATTGATATGAGACCCCTAGCAAGGCGCAGGAGCGTACTCGCCGGGGTGGCCGGATCTCTTATTCTGGCGGCTATGCCGCTGGCGTCTGCGCAAGCGGATGACGGACTGGGAACTGCCGACAATCCCGTAGAAGTTCGGGTTATGGCCAACGAAGCCTTTGCCAACACATGGCAGACAATACTCGTGCCCGAGTTCAACAAGGAATTTCCGAATGTGCGCGTTGTCTTCGACGGTGTGCCCTATACCGAATTGCTGGCTAAGATGATGCTTGACGCAACCAGCCCGGAACCAGACTACGATGTGCTTCTGGTCGATGATCCGTGGGTCCCGCAACTGGCCGAGATTGGAGCTCTCATGGACCTGAAGGGCGAGCAGATCTCCGCGCTAACCGACAAGGATTACGACTGGGGCGACTTCAATGCGGCTCCATTGGCTGCTGGCGAATGGAAGGATGTACAATATGCCGTTCCCGTCCGCTCCAACGTGCTGCTGCGGTTCTACAACCGGTCGCTCTACAAGGCGGCAGGACTGCCAGAGCCAACACCGGCGCAAACCTGGGACGAATTCTTCAGCGATGCCGAAAAACTGGTGCGTGATACCAATGCCGACGGCAAGGCAGACGTCTGGGCGGTTGATACCTATTTTGTCCGCGAGTCGCTGACGCCGACCATCTGGCAATCTATCCTCAATGCGAATGGAGGCAGTCTGCTTGACGAGTCGGGCGTGCCAGCCTTCGCAAACGAGATCGGTGCCAAGTCGCTCGAAACCCACAAGCGCCTGCTGGATTATGCGCCCCCCGGTGCACTGGGTCACGGATTCTCCGATTCTCTGCAGGCATTCCGTCAAGGGCTTGTCGCCAACCTGTTCAACTGGGGCAGTGTTTACAAATCGACAGCTGTCGATCCGAAGTCGACAACCCTGACCGTGGACGAGGTCGGCATTCAGGTGTTGCCAGTGGGCGACGCTCAGGCAGGAACGCATCGCGGCATCTGGATTGCCGGCGTTGGCAGCAAAACCAAGCATCTGGAGGCTTCATGGGCCTTCCTTCAATGGTTGACCTCCAAGCAGGGCGAGAGCATCAATGCATCTCTGGCCGGGTCTTTCCCGGCGCGCAAATCCACGCTCACTGGCACACCGGCTGAACCTTGGCTCGGACCGGTCTATGCAACGTTGCAGAACGCCTATGAAGTCGCTGCGGCCGGTGGCATGTGGCGAATTCGGAGCCCGAAGTCCGACGCTGCCCAGCAAATCCTGGCTGACGAAGTTGCCCGAGGTCTTGCCGGACAGGCAAGTGCCGAGGAAGCGTTGAGTGTTGCCGCCGAAAAGATTGCGAAAGCTCTCAAATAGGCTGACACAAATCGGGCATGGGTGCCTAGCGCCCCCATGCCTCCCGTTCCGCGGAAATCCCCGCGATGAACATTTCTAGTTTCTAACAACCGGCTACGACGCAGTGACATGGCGCAACAGCGCCAGTGCATCAGGCTTCGCATGCCTATGGGCGGATTTGCCGTGCCCGTTCTTGATTGGGGAATATGATGCCGACGAAAGCAATTGTCAGTGAGGTCAAGACGCTCTCCTGCAGCAACTCCTGGCGCAACTACTACTTTCTGAAAATCACCACAGAGGATGGTATCACCGGCTGGAGTGAATTCGACGAGAATTTCGGCTCGCCGGGCGTCTGCGCTGTCATCGCCGAACTTTCACATCGCCTCATCGGCCAGAGCGCGATGCATCACGAACACATCCGTGAAGACTTGCGCAATGTGACGCGACCCGGCTCAGGCGGGGTAATCGGACAGGCACTGGGCGCGATCGAAAATGCGCTTCTTGATGTCAAGGCGAAAGCTCTGGACGTGCCGTGCCATGTGCTGCTCGGCGGCAAGGTGCGCGACCAGATCAGGGTCTACTGGTCGCACTGCGTCTCCTATCGCACCCGCACGGAACACTTCACGCCCGGCATTGTGGATGTGAACGGTGTTCGCCAGATTGCCCGTGAGGTTGGCGAGAAAGGCTTCACGGCGCTGAAGACCAACATCTTTCACTATGATGACCACGACCGTATCGAAGGCTGGTCTCCGGGCTTCAGCCGCCCACACGAGCCCGGCCGGAATGTCGAGCGCAAGACCCGCAAAGACCTTCGCAAGCACCTTGAAATTATGCGCGAGGAAGCCGGCCCGGATATCGATATCCTACTCGATCTCAACTTCAACGGAAAGACCGACGGCTTTCTCAGCATGTTGCGCGAGATCGAGGACCTGGACATATTCTGGGTTGAGCTCGATACGCTTGATCCGAAAGCACTTGCTTACATTCGTGCTCATAGCCGGCATCCGATCTCCTCATGCGAAACATTGATCGGTTTGCAGCAATTCCTGCCGTTCTTCCGCGAGCAGGCGGTCGACGTCGCCATCATTGACACGCCTTGGAACGGCGTGTGGCAGTCCCTCAAGATTGCCGCGGCTGCGGAAGCCTTCGAGGTCAACGTGGCCAGCCACAATTTTTATGGACATCTCTGCACGATGATGAATGCCCATTTCAGCGCCGTCGTGCCGAATATGCGGATCATGGAAATCGATATCGATCGCATTGCCTGGGACACGGAAATCTTTACCCATGTTCCCGAAATCAGGGACGGTCATTTGATCGTGCCGGACCGCCCCGGCTGGGGCACAGAACCGAATGAAGCTGCGCTGGCAAAATATCCGCCACTGCCCGGCGTGGGCATGCCAAAGCGGGTATCGATTCCGCGATTGTCGCTGTAGCGGTGTGATTGGTTCGGAATATGGAAGAATGCAATGAATGAACCTGTCGACGTTCTTATCATTGGAGCAGGTGCGTCCGGCGCGGCGGTTGCATGGAGCCTCGCCGAGACCAGGATGCGCATTCTATGCCTGGAGCAGGGGAATTGGGCCAAGTCGTCCGATTTCCCCAGCAACGGCAGGGATTGGGAAGCCCGGACACTGGAAGACTACGCCATCAGTCCAAACCGCCGCGGGCTGGCAGCCGACTATCCCGTCAATGACGATGACTCGCCAATCAAGATTGCCAATTTCAACGGCGTCGGAGGCGGAACGGTTTTCTATGCGGCCCACTTTCCCCGTCTCCATCCCTCGGACTTTCGTGTCCGCAGCCTCGATGGAATCGCCGACGACTGGCCCATCGACTACAAGACGCTTGAGCCGTTTTATGCGTTAAATGACCGCATGACCGGCGTTTCCAGCCTTGCCGGTGATCCGGCCTATCCTCCCAAGGATTCGATGATGCCGCCCATTCCGATGGGCAGAACCGGTGAAAAGCTTGGGGCCGCCATGAACAGTCTTGGCTGGCACTGGTGGCCCTCCGATGCCGCCATTGTGACGGAAGCCTATGAGGGGCGCGCTCCTTGCATCAATCTCGGCCAATGCGGCTCAGGCTGTGCCCAGGGCGCCAAGGGCAGCACTGATGTGACCTATTGGCCGGAAGCGATCCGGTCCCGGATTGAACTACGCACCCGGTGTCGTGTCAGCCGTATCGAAACCAATGATGCGGGCATGGCGACGGGCGCCTTCTATTTCGACGCGAATGGCCAGGAGCAGTTTCAGCCAGCTGAAATCGTGATCATGGCCTGCAATGGCATCGGCACACCACGGATTCTGCTCAATTCCGCTTCCGATCGTTTTCCTGATGGGTTGGCGAATTCCAGCGGGCTGGTCGGCAAGAACCTGATGCTTCATCCCTACGCCCAGATCCGCGGTCATTTCGACGAACCTCTCGATGGCTATCGTGGATCGCCGATCTGTACATGGAGCATGGAATTCTACGAGACGGATCAATCGCGGGATTTTGTGCGGGGTTACAGTTTCCAGTTTTCCCGGGGCATCGGTCCGGTGCGAACGGCCATCAATGGAATGGCCGACGGGCTGATCCCCTGGGGAGACGGCCACCACGCGGCATTCCGCCGGTTGTTCGACCGCAGTGCCGGGATGGTTTCGGTCTGCGAAGATCTACCCGAGGAGACCAACACGGTGACGCTCGATCCGGAGCTCAGAGATTCGGATGGTATCCCGGCAGCGAAAATTCATTATCGGCTTTCGGAAAATTCACGCCGGATGCTCGACCACTCTGTCGCCAGAGGCGTCGAAATCCTCATGGCCGCCGGCGCCCGCGACATCACCAGCAGAGCACCGTTGCCCTATGCCGGCTGGCACCTGATGGGGACGGCGCGGATGGGCACTGATCCCGCGCGATCGGTGGTCAATGAATGGGGTCGCAGCCATGATGTTAAAAATCTGTTCATCGTCGATGGCAGCGTTTTCGTCACTTCTGGCGGCGTCAATCCGACATCGACGATTCAAGCCTTTGCCCTGTATGTCGCCGACCAGATCAAATCTCGTATCTACAACCTGTTCGATTGAGACCGCGATGATGACCAATGAACACCATGACCCTGGCGACCTCTCACCCGATGCGCGACAGACGCTTCGCTGCATTGTGCATCATATGATTCCGGCAAGCGCCGAATATGATGTTCCCGGCGCGGACGATCCGGTCATCTTCGCCGATATCCTTCGATCGATTGACCGCGACCGGGCAGCGCTGCAGGAAGCGTTGCAAACTGTCGATACCATGGCCGGCGGTGCGCTGGCCGATCTGCCGGAAACGGGGCAAAGGACATGCATATTGGAATTCCGCACCAGCAGGCCGGAGCTCGCGGCTGTGCTCGAGGCGGCAACAGCTCGCTGTTACTACCGTGATGGCCGCGTCATGGCCTCGATCGGAATGGAGGTCCGGCCGCCTTTTCCGGTCGGCTATACAGTCAAACAGGGGGATTGGTCGCTGCTCGAACCGGTGCGGGCGCGCGGCAAGATCTATCGGGATGCAGATATGACGGAGGGAAGTGAATGAGCAAGGACACCAAAAAGGCAGTCGGGCACAGTTCCTCGCGCCATCGCGGACGAACCAGCGATCTGCTGGTGCGCTGGTCGTTTATGTTTCCCGCGATCCTGCTCCTTGTGACCATGCTTGCCTATCCGATATTTTATACGATCGACATCAGCTTCTCGCGCTTCGACATCTCCACTTTTGGCGCCGGTGAATGGGTCGGATGGGAAAACTACATTGAAGTGATGGACGATTACCGCTTCTGGGAGTCGCTCAAGGTAACGATGATTTACCTGGTTATTGCACTTCCATTGCAGGTCGTTCTCGGTTTCGGGATCGCTTATCTGATCAATGCGGAATGGTCAGGCCGCGGTGTCATCCGGGCGCTGTTCATCATCCCGATGGTTGTGGCGCCGGTTGTCGCGGGAGGCATGTGGCGCATGATCTTGGACCCGCTCTGGGGCATCATGAATTATTGGCTCGACTTCATCGGCATTGGCCCCATGGACTGGTTCGGCGATCCGAACCTGGCCATGGCCGCGATCATCATCATCGATACCTGGCGCTGGACTCCATTCATCGTGCTGATAGCGACGGCCGCCCTGCTCGCGCTTCCCAAGGATGTCTTCGAGGCAGCCAAAATCGATGGCGCCAATTGGTGGTCGACCTTGTGGTCGGTTGCAGTGCCGCTGCTGGT includes these proteins:
- a CDS encoding IS6 family transposase — its product is MTKAKHSGAFKGHRFPPEIIAYAVWSYFRFPLSLRDVEDLLAARGIVVSYETIRKWVGKFGTMYAASIRRDRPAPSDKWHLDEVVIPIRGCKFWLWRAIDSNGDVLDILVQSRRNTCAAKRFFRKLFKQYGRLRVVITDKLGSYSAALKGLAPSIDHRRHKGLNNRSESSHRPTRRREKIMARFKSPGQAHLFLSVHDQVQTVFRPRRHKLSAPAYRQSRSDAHSIWHGITGELKAA
- a CDS encoding IS5 family transposase, whose product is MPHKFNANRRGKIPKQKYRVSNWASYNESLRRRGDLTVWVSEEALGWWRAPRRATRGGQRTYSDLAIKICLTLSAVFKQPLRQTQGFMGSIAGIVNLRGLI
- a CDS encoding sugar ABC transporter substrate-binding protein — its product is MAGSLILAAMPLASAQADDGLGTADNPVEVRVMANEAFANTWQTILVPEFNKEFPNVRVVFDGVPYTELLAKMMLDATSPEPDYDVLLVDDPWVPQLAEIGALMDLKGEQISALTDKDYDWGDFNAAPLAAGEWKDVQYAVPVRSNVLLRFYNRSLYKAAGLPEPTPAQTWDEFFSDAEKLVRDTNADGKADVWAVDTYFVRESLTPTIWQSILNANGGSLLDESGVPAFANEIGAKSLETHKRLLDYAPPGALGHGFSDSLQAFRQGLVANLFNWGSVYKSTAVDPKSTTLTVDEVGIQVLPVGDAQAGTHRGIWIAGVGSKTKHLEASWAFLQWLTSKQGESINASLAGSFPARKSTLTGTPAEPWLGPVYATLQNAYEVAAAGGMWRIRSPKSDAAQQILADEVARGLAGQASAEEALSVAAEKIAKALK
- a CDS encoding mandelate racemase/muconate lactonizing enzyme family protein gives rise to the protein MPTKAIVSEVKTLSCSNSWRNYYFLKITTEDGITGWSEFDENFGSPGVCAVIAELSHRLIGQSAMHHEHIREDLRNVTRPGSGGVIGQALGAIENALLDVKAKALDVPCHVLLGGKVRDQIRVYWSHCVSYRTRTEHFTPGIVDVNGVRQIAREVGEKGFTALKTNIFHYDDHDRIEGWSPGFSRPHEPGRNVERKTRKDLRKHLEIMREEAGPDIDILLDLNFNGKTDGFLSMLREIEDLDIFWVELDTLDPKALAYIRAHSRHPISSCETLIGLQQFLPFFREQAVDVAIIDTPWNGVWQSLKIAAAAEAFEVNVASHNFYGHLCTMMNAHFSAVVPNMRIMEIDIDRIAWDTEIFTHVPEIRDGHLIVPDRPGWGTEPNEAALAKYPPLPGVGMPKRVSIPRLSL
- a CDS encoding GMC family oxidoreductase; translated protein: MNEPVDVLIIGAGASGAAVAWSLAETRMRILCLEQGNWAKSSDFPSNGRDWEARTLEDYAISPNRRGLAADYPVNDDDSPIKIANFNGVGGGTVFYAAHFPRLHPSDFRVRSLDGIADDWPIDYKTLEPFYALNDRMTGVSSLAGDPAYPPKDSMMPPIPMGRTGEKLGAAMNSLGWHWWPSDAAIVTEAYEGRAPCINLGQCGSGCAQGAKGSTDVTYWPEAIRSRIELRTRCRVSRIETNDAGMATGAFYFDANGQEQFQPAEIVIMACNGIGTPRILLNSASDRFPDGLANSSGLVGKNLMLHPYAQIRGHFDEPLDGYRGSPICTWSMEFYETDQSRDFVRGYSFQFSRGIGPVRTAINGMADGLIPWGDGHHAAFRRLFDRSAGMVSVCEDLPEETNTVTLDPELRDSDGIPAAKIHYRLSENSRRMLDHSVARGVEILMAAGARDITSRAPLPYAGWHLMGTARMGTDPARSVVNEWGRSHDVKNLFIVDGSVFVTSGGVNPTSTIQAFALYVADQIKSRIYNLFD
- a CDS encoding sugar ABC transporter permease, with translation MSKDTKKAVGHSSSRHRGRTSDLLVRWSFMFPAILLLVTMLAYPIFYTIDISFSRFDISTFGAGEWVGWENYIEVMDDYRFWESLKVTMIYLVIALPLQVVLGFGIAYLINAEWSGRGVIRALFIIPMVVAPVVAGGMWRMILDPLWGIMNYWLDFIGIGPMDWFGDPNLAMAAIIIIDTWRWTPFIVLIATAALLALPKDVFEAAKIDGANWWSTLWSVAVPLLVPVIAATFVIRWLGAVKMFDIVLAATYGGPGKATNVINLFIYEEAFRSLRFAESAAMAVIVLVLTMVLTGIFLRASRKLEDLF